In Bacillus sp. KH172YL63, one genomic interval encodes:
- a CDS encoding winged helix-turn-helix transcriptional regulator produces the protein METKLCPKYASAFELLGKRWIGLMIKVLFDGECRFKDLHGKIPNISQKVLTDRLKELEEAGIVHRDVVDGKPVKVLYSLTDKGMELKPVMDAVQDWAMKWVGQE, from the coding sequence ATGGAAACAAAACTTTGTCCGAAATATGCTTCTGCTTTTGAATTGTTGGGAAAGCGGTGGATCGGGTTGATGATAAAAGTTTTATTTGACGGTGAGTGCCGGTTTAAAGATTTACATGGGAAGATTCCGAATATCAGTCAGAAGGTGCTGACTGACAGATTGAAGGAACTGGAAGAGGCCGGCATCGTCCACCGGGATGTGGTGGACGGGAAGCCGGTCAAGGTTTTATACAGTTTGACGGATAAAGGGATGGAACTGAAGCCGGTGATGGATGCAGTCCAGGACTGGGCCATGAAATGGGTAGGTCAAGAGTAG
- a CDS encoding LacI family DNA-binding transcriptional regulator, translating to MTNIRSIAKLAGVSVSTVSRVLNEHPYVKEEKRQKVLEAVEQLNYIKNANAVHLSKGKTYSIGVVLPYLNLPYFGEILQGIAGEALKHGYHVQLFQTNYDRGAELEAFHRLKMKEVDGLILTSRSNPIDVLTPYIGPDVVMCENIHEPMCKKVFINHYKGIRDGVDYLHSKGHTRIGLCLHRTFGTNSEERIRGFHDSLESASESARSEWIFNECYDLQDGRNVVRTWAQLKERPTAIIATSDQVASGIIAEAGKRGIRIPEDLAVLSFDNHPIADALDITSFEVPIRKMGEESFRLFLERDNPNPVILETVLFERSSV from the coding sequence ATGACGAATATCCGGAGCATCGCCAAGCTCGCCGGGGTTTCCGTTTCCACTGTTTCGCGGGTGTTGAATGAGCATCCGTATGTGAAAGAGGAGAAACGTCAGAAGGTTCTGGAGGCAGTTGAGCAATTAAATTATATAAAAAACGCGAATGCGGTTCATTTATCAAAAGGGAAAACGTACAGCATCGGTGTTGTGTTGCCGTATTTGAACCTTCCATACTTCGGGGAAATCCTGCAGGGGATCGCAGGGGAAGCGTTGAAGCATGGCTATCATGTTCAGCTCTTTCAAACAAATTACGATCGAGGGGCTGAGCTGGAAGCTTTTCACCGGCTGAAGATGAAGGAAGTGGACGGATTGATTCTCACGTCGAGGTCGAATCCGATTGATGTGCTTACACCTTACATAGGACCGGATGTGGTGATGTGTGAAAATATTCACGAGCCAATGTGTAAAAAGGTGTTCATCAATCATTACAAGGGTATTCGGGATGGGGTGGATTACCTTCATTCAAAAGGTCATACCAGGATCGGACTTTGCCTGCACCGGACATTCGGTACAAATAGTGAAGAGCGGATCCGTGGCTTTCACGACAGCCTGGAGTCAGCGTCTGAAAGTGCCAGAAGCGAGTGGATCTTCAATGAATGCTACGATTTGCAGGATGGACGGAATGTGGTCAGGACGTGGGCACAGCTGAAAGAAAGGCCAACTGCCATCATCGCAACGAGCGATCAAGTAGCGTCCGGCATCATCGCAGAGGCAGGGAAAAGAGGGATAAGGATACCGGAAGATCTGGCTGTCTTGAGTTTTGATAATCACCCGATTGCTGATGCGCTGGATATCACATCCTTTGAAGTGCCGATTCGGAAGATGGGGGAAGAATCCTTTAGACTATTTCTCGAAAGGGACAATCCTAACCCTGTCATTTTGGAGACGGTGCTGTTTGAACGGAGCAGTGTGTAA
- the mscL gene encoding large conductance mechanosensitive channel protein MscL produces the protein MAGEWEMWSEFKQFISRGNVFELAIAVIIGSAFSKIVESLVQDFMMPAIGILFGGINFEGIHLRIGAEVIEVGKFLSALVDFLLVAMSIFLMIKVVNHLKGGAQPYKVKQTTNLEVLQEIRDILKDDGKGEDNQSLLKPGDHLPKSGMKIQMRSDRKLK, from the coding sequence GTGGCAGGTGAATGGGAGATGTGGTCAGAATTCAAACAGTTTATTTCAAGGGGGAATGTTTTCGAATTAGCGATTGCCGTCATCATCGGATCCGCATTCAGCAAAATTGTTGAGTCGCTTGTGCAGGACTTTATGATGCCTGCAATCGGCATCCTGTTTGGCGGGATAAACTTCGAAGGAATCCATCTTCGGATAGGGGCAGAGGTGATTGAAGTGGGGAAGTTCCTCAGTGCATTGGTTGACTTTTTGCTGGTGGCCATGAGTATTTTTCTGATGATCAAAGTGGTGAATCATCTTAAAGGAGGAGCACAGCCGTACAAGGTAAAGCAGACGACCAACCTGGAAGTGCTGCAGGAAATCAGGGATATTTTAAAGGATGATGGTAAGGGCGAGGATAATCAGTCATTACTGAAGCCGGGTGATCACCTGCCAAAGAGCGGGATGAAGATCCAGATGAGATCAGACAGAAAACTGAAGTGA
- a CDS encoding ATP-grasp domain-containing protein: MKKIHIIHENNEWTRHLTARLDELQLPYEEWFLDQGIVNLSEEPPEGIYYNRISASSHTRNHRFAPELTESVLSWLERHGRTVLNGSRALRLEVSKVNQYMALNASGIKTPKTIAAVGKKQIIEAAEKLSETSFITKHNRAGKGLGVRLFHSVEALKAYVDSDDFEEPLDGTTLIQQYIESPDASITRCEFIGGKFVYAVKVDTSKGFELCPADVCQVDDLFCPSGEREEKPKFQIRDGYSDAIIQRYEAFLQENGIDVAGIEFIEDQEGTKYTYDVNTNTNYNRDAEVEYGRYGMLELAKHLGQRLNRV, from the coding sequence GTGAAAAAAATTCATATCATACATGAAAACAATGAATGGACGCGGCACTTAACCGCACGTCTGGACGAGCTTCAGCTTCCGTACGAGGAATGGTTCCTGGATCAGGGAATCGTTAATTTATCTGAAGAGCCGCCGGAAGGGATATATTATAATCGCATCAGTGCTTCTTCCCATACCCGGAACCACCGCTTCGCACCTGAGTTGACGGAAAGTGTCCTTTCCTGGCTGGAGCGGCATGGACGGACCGTCTTGAACGGGAGCCGGGCACTGCGGTTGGAAGTAAGCAAGGTGAACCAGTACATGGCGTTGAACGCGTCAGGGATCAAGACGCCGAAAACGATTGCAGCCGTAGGGAAAAAGCAAATCATCGAGGCGGCAGAGAAACTCAGTGAAACATCATTTATTACAAAGCATAACCGGGCAGGAAAAGGTCTTGGCGTACGGCTGTTTCATTCTGTTGAAGCCTTGAAGGCGTATGTCGACAGTGATGATTTCGAAGAGCCATTGGACGGCACGACCTTGATCCAGCAATATATTGAATCCCCGGATGCGTCGATTACCCGATGTGAATTCATTGGAGGGAAGTTTGTCTATGCTGTCAAAGTGGACACCTCCAAAGGTTTCGAATTATGTCCTGCAGACGTGTGCCAGGTGGATGATTTATTCTGCCCGTCTGGAGAGAGGGAGGAAAAGCCCAAATTTCAAATCAGGGATGGGTATTCTGACGCGATCATCCAAAGATATGAAGCGTTTTTGCAAGAAAATGGGATCGATGTGGCCGGGATAGAATTCATCGAGGATCAAGAAGGCACCAAGTACACATATGATGTGAATACCAATACGAATTATAACAGGGATGCCGAAGTGGAATATGGACGGTATGGCATGCTGGAATTGGCTAAACATCTTGGACAACGTTTGAATAGGGTGTGA
- a CDS encoding sensor histidine kinase: MIFNQDVINNFFYIILSIFFIFFLVEKIRLHQWYARAATFVSFSIAIILCMLSPIYQNQYCVHDLRMIPFVLGILYSGPVTGFALLVVLLVSRTMIYSWSAVAFVIYVVIFVLTVAAMKWFRFSMLASRNKILFSVVLFTVHSILAALIAKAMTVFVIDKSYFINFILLPSVGMLILTYISETLLKQMQIKQALVKIEKMEVLSQLAASISHEVKNPLTVIKGFLRLLNQDNLPPGKKEQYLKIASSELNRAEEIIDDYLTFAKPDPEQVESISIAEQLHKLADMVEPLSNQQSVLVQKQIDDATILGNTRSFQQAFLNIIKNAIESMPEGGELTIGSEVRKGNVHLLIKDTGMGMTPEQKARLGEPYFSTKEKGTGLGLMVSYRIIEAMGGSISVESRVSKGTSFHIVFPLN; encoded by the coding sequence ATGATCTTTAATCAGGATGTAATCAATAACTTTTTTTATATCATTTTAAGTATATTTTTCATTTTTTTCCTTGTTGAAAAAATTCGATTGCACCAATGGTATGCGAGGGCAGCCACATTTGTATCATTCAGTATTGCCATCATCCTGTGCATGCTGTCGCCGATTTATCAAAACCAGTATTGCGTCCATGATTTGCGGATGATCCCGTTTGTTCTCGGTATCTTGTACAGTGGCCCAGTCACAGGGTTTGCCCTGCTGGTTGTATTATTGGTATCAAGGACAATGATCTACAGCTGGAGCGCTGTGGCATTCGTCATCTACGTTGTTATTTTTGTCCTGACCGTCGCAGCCATGAAATGGTTCCGTTTTTCCATGCTTGCAAGCCGCAACAAAATACTGTTTTCAGTGGTGCTATTTACGGTGCACTCGATCCTTGCTGCCTTAATTGCGAAGGCGATGACGGTTTTTGTTATCGATAAAAGCTATTTCATCAATTTCATCTTACTGCCTTCAGTCGGGATGCTCATTCTTACATACATAAGCGAAACACTGTTAAAGCAGATGCAAATCAAGCAAGCACTAGTAAAGATAGAAAAGATGGAAGTGCTGTCCCAATTGGCGGCAAGCATTTCCCATGAGGTCAAGAATCCTTTGACGGTGATTAAAGGGTTCTTAAGGCTCCTGAATCAGGACAATCTTCCGCCTGGAAAGAAAGAACAATATTTGAAAATCGCTTCATCTGAGTTGAACCGGGCTGAAGAAATCATCGATGATTACCTGACATTTGCGAAGCCCGACCCGGAGCAGGTGGAAAGCATCTCCATCGCCGAACAGCTCCATAAGCTTGCCGATATGGTCGAGCCCTTAAGCAATCAACAATCGGTGCTGGTCCAAAAGCAAATCGACGATGCGACGATTCTCGGGAACACGAGAAGTTTTCAGCAGGCGTTTCTGAACATCATCAAAAACGCCATTGAATCCATGCCTGAAGGAGGAGAACTCACCATCGGCTCTGAGGTGAGGAAGGGGAACGTCCACCTTCTCATCAAAGACACGGGCATGGGCATGACACCTGAACAAAAAGCCCGGCTTGGTGAACCATACTTTTCCACAAAGGAAAAAGGGACAGGCCTTGGTCTCATGGTGTCCTATCGGATCATTGAAGCCATGGGGGGAAGCATTTCGGTTGAAAGCAGGGTATCGAAAGGAACAAGCTTTCATATCGTGTTTCCTCTTAATTGA